The following coding sequences are from one Elusimicrobium minutum Pei191 window:
- a CDS encoding adenylyltransferase/cytidyltransferase family protein codes for MKAKNKIFTKPALEKFIAKNRKAGKKIVFTNGCFDILHAGHVSVLEFSKSKGDVLVLGLNTDASVKRLKGPSRPINKQADRALVTAGLESVDAVAFFNEDTPLNLIKLVKPDVLVKGGDYKAQDIVGREYAKKVVRFPLLKGRSTTNTICKINK; via the coding sequence ATGAAAGCAAAAAATAAAATATTTACAAAACCCGCATTAGAAAAATTTATCGCAAAAAACAGAAAAGCGGGTAAAAAAATTGTTTTTACCAACGGCTGTTTTGATATTTTGCACGCCGGGCACGTAAGTGTTTTGGAATTTTCAAAAAGCAAAGGCGACGTGCTTGTTTTAGGCCTTAACACGGACGCTTCTGTAAAACGCCTTAAAGGGCCGTCGCGCCCTATAAACAAACAAGCCGACAGAGCGCTTGTGACAGCGGGTTTAGAGTCTGTTGACGCTGTGGCTTTTTTTAATGAAGACACTCCTTTAAATTTAATTAAACTTGTAAAACCCGACGTGCTTGTAAAAGGCGGCGATTATAAAGCGCAAGATATTGTGGGCAGGGAATACGCTAAAAAAGTCGTTAGGTTTCCGCTTCTTAAAGGGCGTTCAACCACAAATACAATTTGTAAGATTAATAAGTAA
- a CDS encoding aminotransferase class I/II-fold pyridoxal phosphate-dependent enzyme — MADILEKCRNWKDAKMAMRMGIYGYFQPIESAQAPEVMLNGKRFIMAGSNNYLGLANDPEMKKAAKEAVEKFGTGCAGSRLLNGNTIYHDRLEEQIARFKRKEAALIFAAGYQMNLGVVSALLKKGDYAIVDKLDHASILDGVKLSEGEMVRFKHNDMADLERVLAKIPEEAGKLIVVDGVFSMEGDICPLPEIVKLANKYGAKIIVDDAHATGILGKTGRGTCEHFGLENGEVDLVVGTCSKTFGTVGGFVAGDADIIHYLRHNARSQIFSAALPPVCVASISKALDLIENDTSRRDSLFAKTEKLKKGLSELGFNLGESETPILPVIIGSNENCFKMWKALNEMGIFVNPVVSPAVPPGRALIRVTLMATHTDEQVDKIIASFAAAGKALGLIK, encoded by the coding sequence ATGGCTGATATTTTGGAAAAATGCAGAAATTGGAAAGACGCAAAAATGGCTATGAGAATGGGAATTTACGGTTATTTCCAGCCTATAGAATCCGCACAGGCCCCCGAGGTCATGTTGAACGGTAAAAGATTTATTATGGCGGGATCAAATAATTATCTCGGTTTGGCAAACGACCCGGAAATGAAAAAAGCCGCCAAAGAAGCTGTGGAAAAATTTGGCACGGGCTGCGCGGGATCGCGACTGCTTAACGGCAACACAATTTATCATGACCGGCTTGAAGAGCAAATCGCAAGATTTAAAAGAAAAGAAGCCGCTCTTATTTTTGCCGCCGGCTACCAAATGAATTTGGGCGTTGTAAGCGCTTTACTTAAAAAAGGCGATTACGCTATAGTAGACAAACTTGACCACGCCAGCATTTTAGACGGCGTAAAACTTTCCGAAGGCGAAATGGTAAGGTTTAAGCATAATGATATGGCCGACTTGGAAAGAGTTTTGGCCAAAATCCCCGAAGAAGCGGGCAAGTTGATTGTTGTTGACGGCGTTTTTAGCATGGAAGGCGATATATGTCCCTTACCCGAAATTGTAAAATTAGCTAATAAATACGGCGCAAAAATTATTGTTGACGACGCACACGCCACCGGCATTTTAGGCAAAACCGGCAGAGGCACCTGCGAACATTTTGGTTTGGAAAACGGGGAAGTTGACCTCGTTGTCGGCACCTGTTCAAAAACTTTCGGCACCGTAGGCGGCTTTGTAGCGGGCGACGCTGACATCATACACTATTTACGCCATAACGCGCGCAGCCAAATATTCTCTGCCGCCTTGCCGCCCGTATGCGTGGCGTCAATTTCCAAAGCTTTAGATTTAATTGAAAATGATACCTCCCGCAGGGACAGCCTTTTCGCTAAAACGGAAAAACTTAAAAAAGGTTTATCCGAGCTGGGTTTTAATCTTGGCGAAAGCGAAACCCCTATTTTACCCGTTATTATAGGCAGTAATGAAAACTGCTTTAAAATGTGGAAAGCATTAAATGAAATGGGTATATTTGTTAATCCTGTGGTAAGTCCGGCCGTTCCTCCAGGAAGGGCGCTTATAAGAGTTACTCTTATGGCTACTCATACAGACGAACAAGTAGATAAAATTATAGCTTCGTTCGCTGCGGCGGGCAAAGCGTTAGGCCTTATAAAATAA
- a CDS encoding GNAT family N-acetyltransferase: MSIQIVKVGKKNLKHFINFQYDLYKNDKFWIGELKMDAKHALTSDPFWKHAHKQLFLAYKDGKIAGRIAAIINHTHIEYWGERTGMFGFFECIDDKQVSKALFNAAKEWLREKGMSVIKGPFNPSTNHTCGMLVNGFDEDPFIMMPYNFSYYPELMEAEGFVKAKDLLAFERVAADKFTPRFEKIVARALRSKDIKLRRINLKNLNAEIMTVRHIYNAAWAQNWGFLPISEAEILNTAKQLKMIADAKITCVAEINGVPVGFYIAIPNMNHMLKILKGTILNPFKLIKGLIAWKKIKDVRLIMLGVLPEYRHRGVELILIKDIVEHGVDVGYGKAELSWMLEDNKDIINVVTETGCRKSDRVYRIYQSPI, from the coding sequence ATGAGCATACAAATAGTTAAAGTCGGCAAAAAAAATCTTAAACATTTTATTAATTTCCAATACGATTTATATAAAAATGATAAATTTTGGATAGGCGAACTTAAAATGGACGCTAAGCACGCCCTAACCTCTGACCCTTTTTGGAAACACGCCCACAAACAGCTTTTTTTAGCTTATAAGGATGGCAAAATCGCCGGCCGTATTGCCGCTATAATTAACCACACCCACATTGAATACTGGGGCGAAAGAACGGGCATGTTCGGATTTTTTGAATGTATTGACGACAAACAGGTAAGCAAAGCTTTATTTAACGCCGCCAAAGAATGGCTTAGGGAAAAAGGCATGTCCGTTATAAAAGGTCCGTTTAACCCTTCTACCAACCATACCTGCGGCATGCTTGTAAACGGTTTTGATGAAGACCCTTTTATAATGATGCCCTATAATTTTTCTTATTACCCGGAACTTATGGAAGCTGAAGGTTTTGTAAAAGCAAAAGACCTTTTGGCCTTTGAAAGAGTAGCGGCGGATAAGTTTACCCCGCGTTTTGAAAAAATAGTTGCAAGAGCTTTAAGAAGTAAAGACATAAAACTGCGCAGAATAAATTTAAAAAACCTTAACGCCGAAATTATGACTGTGCGCCACATTTATAACGCGGCCTGGGCCCAAAACTGGGGTTTTTTGCCTATAAGCGAAGCTGAAATACTTAACACCGCCAAACAGTTAAAAATGATTGCGGACGCTAAAATAACCTGCGTAGCAGAAATTAACGGCGTTCCCGTAGGCTTTTACATAGCAATACCTAACATGAACCATATGTTAAAGATTTTAAAAGGCACTATTTTAAACCCTTTTAAACTTATTAAAGGTTTAATTGCCTGGAAAAAAATAAAAGACGTCCGTTTAATTATGCTTGGGGTGCTGCCCGAATACAGGCACAGAGGCGTTGAACTTATACTTATAAAAGACATTGTTGAACACGGTGTTGACGTAGGTTACGGTAAAGCTGAGTTAAGCTGGATGCTTGAAGATAACAAAGACATAATAAATGTTGTTACGGAAACAGGCTGCAGAAAATCAGACAGAGTTTACAGAATATACCAAAGCCCTATTTAA